In Capillimicrobium parvum, a genomic segment contains:
- a CDS encoding class I SAM-dependent methyltransferase, translating into MDGPARSVGSERKRHALELFAGLPRHYDRVAAALSFGQDPRWRRTMVDAVGAQPDQRVLDVATGTGLVAQALVRRYGCSVVGLDQSEAMLERARARVRDDEALGRRVSLVVGEAERLPFADGDFDHLTFTYLLRYVDDPAATLRELARVVRPGGRVASLEFAVPPSVLWRAAWTFYVRVGLPALGRLVSRDWFETGRFLARSIPDFYARHPLEQIAQLWTEAGIGSVTVRRMSLGGGVVMWGTRSDDAR; encoded by the coding sequence ATGGACGGCCCGGCCAGGAGCGTTGGCAGCGAGCGCAAACGACATGCGCTCGAGCTGTTTGCCGGGCTTCCGCGCCACTACGACCGGGTGGCCGCTGCGTTGAGCTTCGGGCAGGACCCGCGATGGCGACGGACGATGGTCGACGCCGTGGGCGCCCAGCCCGATCAGCGCGTCCTCGACGTGGCGACGGGGACAGGGCTGGTCGCCCAGGCGCTCGTCCGCCGGTACGGATGCTCGGTGGTCGGGCTCGACCAGAGTGAGGCGATGCTCGAGCGGGCGCGGGCCCGGGTGCGGGACGACGAAGCGCTCGGGCGACGCGTGTCGCTCGTCGTCGGCGAGGCCGAGCGGCTGCCATTCGCCGACGGCGACTTCGACCACCTGACCTTCACCTATCTCCTGCGCTACGTCGATGATCCCGCGGCGACGCTCCGGGAGCTCGCGCGCGTCGTGCGGCCGGGTGGCCGCGTCGCCTCGCTGGAATTCGCGGTTCCGCCCTCCGTGCTGTGGCGCGCGGCGTGGACCTTCTACGTCCGCGTCGGGCTGCCGGCGCTCGGCCGCCTCGTCTCGCGTGACTGGTTCGAGACCGGCCGGTTCCTCGCGCGCAGCATCCCCGACTTCTACGCGCGCCACCCGCTCGAGCAGATCGCTCAGCTCTGGACGGAGGCGGGCATCGGCTCGGTGACCGTCCGCCGCATGAGCCTCGGCGGCGGTGTGGTCATGTGGGGCACACGATCCGATGACGCCCGCTGA
- a CDS encoding VOC family protein: MEVQKIATVIPVDDLHAAVGGWKALLGAEPTFVDGDRWAQFDVAGARIALAGTDRTSNRAGLMLKVADLEAARAAAAELGLAVGSPEEGPHEVRCLVEGPDGTPVTLYAPIGG; this comes from the coding sequence ATGGAAGTCCAGAAGATCGCCACCGTCATCCCGGTCGACGACCTGCACGCGGCGGTCGGCGGGTGGAAGGCCCTGCTCGGCGCGGAGCCGACCTTCGTCGACGGAGACCGCTGGGCGCAGTTCGACGTCGCGGGCGCGCGGATCGCACTGGCCGGGACCGACCGCACGAGCAACAGGGCGGGGCTGATGCTGAAGGTGGCCGACCTCGAGGCGGCGCGGGCCGCGGCGGCAGAGCTGGGACTTGCGGTCGGCTCGCCGGAGGAGGGCCCGCACGAGGTCCGCTGCCTGGTCGAAGGACCGGACGGGACGCCGGTGACGCTGTACGCGCCGATCGGCGGGTAG
- a CDS encoding O-methyltransferase produces MDIVDPRIEAYAVQHTSPLDEGLAAVADATRAQTPSPNMMSGVVEARLLQALVVASRATRVLEIGTFTGFGALAMAGALAEGGSVTTIEADPDTAALARRHIDADPRGARVDLLEGDARRLLPGLDGPFDVVYVDAWKPDYPAYLDLVLPLLAPHGVIAFDNTLGSGRVLDAGDDMAAFNARVQDDPRVCNALLTVGDGVLLVWHAATAG; encoded by the coding sequence ATGGACATCGTCGATCCCCGCATCGAGGCCTACGCCGTCCAGCACACGTCGCCGCTCGACGAGGGCCTGGCCGCGGTGGCCGACGCGACCCGTGCGCAGACGCCGTCGCCGAACATGATGAGCGGCGTCGTCGAGGCGCGGCTGCTGCAGGCGCTCGTCGTGGCGTCGCGCGCCACGCGCGTGCTGGAGATCGGCACGTTCACCGGCTTCGGCGCACTGGCGATGGCCGGCGCCCTGGCCGAGGGCGGGAGCGTCACCACCATCGAGGCCGACCCGGACACTGCGGCGCTCGCCCGCCGCCACATCGACGCCGACCCGCGCGGCGCTCGGGTCGACCTCCTCGAGGGCGACGCGCGCCGGCTGCTGCCCGGGCTCGACGGCCCGTTCGACGTCGTCTACGTCGACGCCTGGAAGCCGGACTACCCCGCGTACCTCGACCTCGTCCTGCCGCTCCTGGCGCCCCACGGCGTGATCGCGTTCGACAACACGCTGGGCAGCGGCCGGGTGCTCGACGCCGGCGACGACATGGCCGCCTTCAACGCGCGCGTCCAGGACGACCCGCGCGTGTGCAACGCGCTGCTGACGGTGGGCGACGGCGTCCTGCTCGTCTGGCACGCGGCCACCGCCGGCTGA
- a CDS encoding FAD-binding oxidoreductase yields the protein MTSMTLLSLPVEALRDAITGHVSAPGDPDFDDARRAWNLAVDQRPAAVAIPRTADDVVEIVRFANAHDLYVAPQASGHNVSPIASLQDTILLRTHELRGVEIDPVAKRARVAAGTEWKEVVGPASEYGLAALSGSSPQINVVGYTLGGGVGWLGRKYGLAANSVLAIEVVTADGQLRRIDADHDPDLFWALRGGGGNFGVVTAIEFALHDVGPLVAGLMLWPAERAPEVLHAWHELTQTAPDELTTSMRLLNVPDDPALPEALRGGSFIAIDGAFAGDEAAATAVLAPLRALEPMMDGWVPVAPGALSYVHMDPEDAMPTYGGTQMLGELPSEAIDEFLALAGPGSGSPLLMAELRHVGGALARPHAGHGATGTFDGEYLMYLGGVPIDADVATAGRAHIERVRSAMARWSTGREYLNFVEEPVDASTMFSPEAYPRLRTIRAEFDPDERFVANHRIPPA from the coding sequence ATGACCTCCATGACGCTCCTCTCCCTCCCCGTCGAGGCGCTGCGCGACGCGATCACCGGCCACGTCTCCGCACCGGGCGACCCTGACTTCGACGACGCCCGCCGGGCCTGGAACCTCGCCGTCGACCAGCGGCCCGCCGCGGTCGCGATCCCGCGCACCGCGGACGACGTCGTCGAGATCGTCCGCTTCGCCAACGCGCACGACCTGTACGTCGCGCCGCAGGCGTCGGGCCACAACGTCTCGCCGATCGCATCGCTGCAGGACACCATCCTCCTCCGCACCCACGAGCTGCGCGGCGTCGAGATCGACCCGGTCGCCAAGCGCGCCCGCGTCGCCGCCGGCACGGAATGGAAGGAGGTCGTCGGACCCGCCTCCGAGTACGGCCTCGCCGCATTGTCGGGCTCGTCGCCCCAGATCAACGTCGTCGGCTACACGCTGGGCGGCGGCGTCGGCTGGCTCGGGCGCAAGTACGGGCTGGCCGCCAACAGCGTGCTGGCGATCGAGGTCGTCACCGCCGACGGCCAGCTGCGCCGCATCGACGCCGACCACGACCCCGACCTCTTCTGGGCGCTGCGCGGCGGCGGCGGCAACTTCGGTGTCGTGACCGCGATCGAGTTCGCGCTGCACGACGTCGGCCCGCTCGTCGCCGGGCTGATGCTGTGGCCCGCCGAGCGCGCGCCCGAGGTGCTGCATGCCTGGCACGAGCTGACGCAGACCGCGCCGGACGAGCTGACCACGTCGATGCGGCTCCTGAACGTGCCCGACGACCCCGCGCTCCCCGAGGCCCTGCGCGGGGGTTCGTTCATCGCGATCGACGGCGCGTTCGCCGGCGACGAGGCGGCGGCGACCGCGGTGCTCGCGCCGCTGCGGGCGCTGGAGCCGATGATGGACGGCTGGGTCCCGGTGGCGCCGGGCGCCCTGAGCTACGTCCACATGGACCCCGAGGACGCGATGCCGACGTACGGCGGCACGCAGATGCTCGGCGAGCTGCCGTCCGAGGCGATCGACGAGTTCCTCGCGCTCGCCGGGCCGGGCAGCGGCTCCCCGCTGCTCATGGCCGAGCTGCGCCACGTCGGCGGCGCCCTGGCCCGCCCGCACGCCGGTCACGGGGCGACGGGCACGTTCGACGGCGAGTACCTCATGTACCTGGGCGGCGTTCCCATCGACGCGGACGTCGCGACGGCGGGCCGCGCCCACATCGAGCGGGTACGGTCGGCGATGGCGCGCTGGTCGACCGGGCGCGAATACCTGAACTTCGTCGAGGAGCCGGTCGACGCCTCGACGATGTTCTCGCCCGAGGCCTACCCCCGCCTGCGCACCATCCGTGCCGAGTTCGACCCGGACGAGCGGTTCGTGGCCAACCACCGCATCCCGCCCGCCTGA